The proteins below come from a single Cylindrospermopsis raciborskii Cr2010 genomic window:
- a CDS encoding PIG-L deacetylase family protein: MVKSILVIAAHPDDEVLGCGGAIASYTAQGVPVNIIFLADGISSRDAHNISELECRHLAAKKAAHCLGISDISFSDFPDNQLDTVPLLSIVKQVEQAIARYRPDTVFTHHVGDVNIDHQKVHQAVVTACRPQPQHPVKTLLFFEVASSTEWQPPGSAPNFQPNWFIDISHTLTLKQQALAFYKEELRPFPHSRSQEAVTALARWRGATVGVKAAEAFILGRHLDESSH, translated from the coding sequence ATGGTTAAGTCTATACTTGTTATAGCTGCTCACCCAGATGATGAAGTATTGGGCTGTGGAGGTGCGATCGCATCTTACACTGCTCAAGGGGTGCCAGTAAACATTATATTTTTAGCTGATGGCATTTCTTCCCGCGATGCCCACAACATATCAGAGCTGGAATGTCGTCACCTAGCTGCCAAAAAAGCAGCACACTGTTTGGGAATTTCTGACATCAGTTTCAGTGATTTTCCTGATAACCAACTGGATACAGTTCCCCTATTATCAATAGTAAAACAGGTAGAACAGGCGATCGCTCGTTATAGACCGGATACAGTTTTTACCCACCATGTTGGAGATGTAAACATAGATCATCAAAAAGTACATCAAGCGGTAGTGACAGCATGTCGTCCCCAACCCCAACATCCGGTCAAAACTCTCCTATTTTTTGAAGTAGCTTCCAGCACTGAGTGGCAACCCCCCGGATCGGCGCCCAATTTTCAACCCAACTGGTTTATAGATATTTCCCATACCTTGACCTTAAAACAGCAAGCGTTGGCTTTTTACAAGGAGGAGTTGCGTCCTTTCCCCCATTCCCGCTCTCAAGAAGCAGTTACCGCTTTAGCACGATGGCGTGGAGCAACAGTGGGAGTGAAAGCAGCAGAAGCCTTTATTCTAGGGAGACACCTGGATGAAAGTAGCCATTAG
- the pseG gene encoding UDP-2,4-diacetamido-2,4,6-trideoxy-beta-L-altropyranose hydrolase, with translation MKVAIRVDSSHPMGSGHLVRCRTLAEELRLRGADVRFICRDHPGNLVHLLTRSAFSVTVLPAPPLCEPTAEYYTQWLGVSSETDAAETIEALEGEIPDWLIVDHYGIDQFWERKLRPHVGKILIIDDLANRPHDCDVLLDQNYQLPNHSYEKLVPNDCQLLLGCHYALLSPEYWQYRQTLASRNGKLERVLIFLGGTDPQNITGKVLSALSAPEFAFLHLDVVVGSSNPHKLLLQQQIQQRPRTNFYENLPHLAQLMAHADLAIGAGGTTTWERLCLGLPSLVISIAENQVPACLALSDVGAIIYLGTANTVKIEDIQNSISSLFHNTDTLEKISYGCRHYVDGLGAKRVTEYLKPTHQNQLRLRRARITDKWFYYTWVNDIEVRRQSFNSEPISWQEHEAWFDRKIADNDCYLCVLEASDLPIGQIRFDLKDEEALIDYSLDTLVRGRGWATSLVKMGVDTLDSLKPKYLRADVKSDNPASSAVFLRLGFQEEDPSFNQNLQSEPSIRTFRLPFYPTVKVG, from the coding sequence ATGAAAGTAGCCATTAGAGTAGACTCTTCCCATCCCATGGGGTCTGGACACTTAGTGCGTTGTCGCACCTTAGCAGAGGAATTACGCCTTCGAGGTGCGGATGTGAGATTTATCTGTCGGGATCACCCCGGTAATTTAGTCCACCTGCTTACCCGATCTGCTTTTTCTGTTACCGTTTTACCAGCACCGCCACTGTGTGAACCAACAGCAGAATACTACACTCAGTGGTTAGGAGTCAGTTCAGAAACCGATGCAGCAGAGACCATAGAAGCTTTAGAGGGAGAAATTCCCGACTGGTTAATTGTAGACCATTATGGCATAGACCAATTTTGGGAGAGGAAATTGCGCCCCCATGTGGGTAAGATTCTAATCATAGACGACTTAGCTAATCGCCCCCATGATTGTGATGTGTTACTGGATCAGAATTACCAGTTACCCAATCATAGTTATGAGAAATTAGTACCTAATGATTGTCAATTGCTTTTGGGTTGCCATTATGCCTTACTGAGTCCCGAATATTGGCAATATCGTCAGACCTTAGCTTCCCGTAATGGTAAATTAGAGCGAGTGCTGATTTTCTTGGGTGGTACTGATCCGCAAAACATTACAGGTAAAGTCCTATCCGCCCTGTCTGCTCCAGAATTTGCCTTCTTACATTTGGACGTAGTAGTAGGTTCTAGTAATCCCCATAAACTACTATTACAACAACAAATTCAACAGCGTCCTCGAACCAATTTTTATGAAAACCTTCCTCACCTAGCCCAGCTAATGGCTCATGCGGATTTAGCCATTGGAGCTGGAGGTACAACTACTTGGGAAAGACTGTGTTTAGGATTACCTAGCCTAGTCATTAGTATTGCGGAAAACCAAGTTCCAGCTTGTTTGGCTTTGTCGGATGTGGGGGCCATTATTTACCTAGGCACTGCCAATACAGTCAAAATAGAGGATATACAAAATTCAATAAGTTCGCTGTTTCATAATACCGATACCCTAGAGAAAATATCTTATGGATGTAGACACTATGTAGATGGGTTAGGAGCGAAAAGAGTTACAGAGTATTTGAAACCGACTCATCAAAATCAACTAAGGCTAAGGCGAGCAAGAATAACAGATAAGTGGTTTTATTATACTTGGGTAAATGATATAGAAGTGCGTCGTCAGTCTTTTAATTCAGAACCTATCAGTTGGCAAGAACATGAAGCTTGGTTTGACAGAAAAATAGCAGATAATGATTGTTACCTTTGTGTATTAGAAGCATCCGACCTACCGATTGGACAAATTCGTTTTGACCTAAAAGATGAAGAAGCACTAATTGACTATTCCCTAGATACCCTAGTAAGAGGAAGAGGTTGGGCTACCTCTCTTGTAAAAATGGGGGTAGATACTTTAGACTCTCTTAAACCCAAATACTTAAGAGCGGATGTAAAGTCTGATAATCCAGCATCGAGTGCGGTGTTTTTGCGCCTAGGTTTCCAAGAGGAAGATCCGTCATTCAATCAGAACCTTCAATCAGAACCTTCAATCAGAACCTTTCGCTTACCATTCTATCCGACAGTCAAAGTTGGTTAA
- a CDS encoding formyltransferase family protein encodes MLTDWLEEGHHVKWTHHIRDLQGGDLCFYLSYGKIVPPSVLSQFKHNLVVHESELPQGKGWSPLTWQILEGKNDIPVTLFEAAKQVDSGNIYLQQWLHFQGHETIDELRHAQAQSTLELCKEFVREYPDILKRTRPQVGKSSFYPRRTPQDSKLDPHISIGDQFNLLRVVDNERYPAFFEWAGRLYVVKIYVQPAL; translated from the coding sequence TTGTTAACAGACTGGTTAGAGGAAGGTCATCATGTTAAGTGGACACACCACATCAGAGACTTGCAAGGTGGGGATCTATGCTTCTATCTCAGTTATGGCAAGATTGTTCCTCCGTCTGTTCTGTCACAATTTAAACACAACCTAGTAGTGCATGAGAGTGAACTACCGCAAGGTAAAGGTTGGTCACCGCTGACCTGGCAAATTCTGGAAGGCAAAAATGACATTCCTGTAACCTTGTTTGAAGCAGCAAAACAGGTAGACAGTGGGAATATATATTTACAGCAATGGTTACATTTCCAAGGTCATGAAACCATAGATGAGCTGCGCCACGCCCAAGCCCAGTCCACATTAGAATTGTGTAAGGAATTTGTCAGAGAATATCCCGACATATTAAAAAGAACTCGACCTCAAGTGGGTAAATCCTCATTCTATCCCCGTCGAACACCCCAAGACAGTAAGCTGGATCCGCATATTTCCATAGGTGATCAGTTTAATTTACTACGGGTGGTAGATAATGAACGTTACCCGGCATTTTTTGAGTGGGCAGGTCGATTGTACGTAGTTAAAATTTATGTTCAACCTGCTCTGTGA
- a CDS encoding DUF2887 domain-containing protein — MKTDKWFYKLFLLQPGMLAELIPGVDAHWQFSYSAQVIKETEFDFDGIFTPLTDDPTVPIVFAEVQMQTEKNFYRRFFAEIFLYLKQYEVNRPWKGLLILPSRGYNVGAELPYRELLERRVTRLYLTDLRERQNLSPNFTLLQLLGTNEEESGEIGKELLQSAETEPEFEHRLSLIETILANKFPDLTKEMIMQLLDLKQTDITQSRFYQEIRQEGLQEGRQEGIQESLQKMVIRQLTRRLGELSEQRLGQIRQLSVPQLEALAESLLDFRQISDLEAWLKDSQKFNDLKPQVDIQNGNQLDV, encoded by the coding sequence ATGAAAACGGATAAATGGTTTTATAAATTATTTTTGTTACAACCGGGGATGCTGGCGGAGTTAATCCCTGGGGTAGATGCCCATTGGCAGTTTAGTTATAGCGCCCAGGTAATAAAGGAAACTGAATTTGATTTTGATGGCATTTTTACACCGCTAACGGATGACCCTACAGTCCCCATAGTGTTTGCAGAAGTCCAGATGCAAACAGAAAAGAATTTCTACCGACGATTTTTTGCTGAGATTTTTCTTTACTTAAAACAGTATGAAGTAAATCGCCCGTGGAAAGGTTTGTTGATTTTGCCCAGTCGAGGCTATAATGTGGGTGCGGAGTTACCTTACCGAGAGTTGTTGGAGCGAAGAGTAACGCGGCTGTACCTAACGGATTTGAGGGAAAGGCAAAACCTGAGTCCCAATTTTACCTTGTTACAGTTGTTAGGAACGAATGAGGAGGAGAGTGGGGAGATAGGTAAGGAACTGTTGCAAAGTGCAGAAACGGAGCCAGAGTTTGAGCATCGGTTGAGTTTGATAGAGACTATACTAGCAAATAAGTTCCCAGATTTGACGAAGGAGATGATTATGCAGTTGCTGGATTTGAAACAAACGGATATTACCCAGTCTCGTTTTTATCAAGAGATTCGTCAGGAGGGTCTCCAGGAAGGTCGCCAGGAAGGTATCCAGGAGAGTCTCCAGAAAATGGTGATTCGCCAACTAACTCGGCGACTGGGGGAGTTGTCGGAGCAACGGTTGGGACAGATCCGGCAATTGTCAGTACCTCAATTAGAAGCACTGGCTGAATCTTTACTGGACTTTAGACAGATTTCTGATTTAGAAGCATGGTTAAAAGATTCACAAAAGTTCAATGATCTAAAACCACAAGTTGATATCCAAAATGGCAATCAACTAGATGTGTAA
- a CDS encoding GNAT family N-acetyltransferase, whose amino-acid sequence MLQATTIHISYKNNLHNILPDIKELLDTCYPRPPRNVFYLLIEKYCVGFPVYIASDNFNRIVGFTYLAINSKGGTLESLAVHPDFRNQNLGSQLVNTLLKENKGVIQITTRVPKFFEKLGFEYVKTLPDQSHYMININFS is encoded by the coding sequence ATGTTGCAAGCCACCACTATACACATTTCTTATAAAAACAATTTACACAATATACTCCCAGATATAAAAGAACTACTGGACACTTGTTATCCCCGACCACCACGTAATGTTTTTTACCTCCTGATAGAGAAATACTGTGTTGGATTTCCTGTTTATATAGCCAGTGACAACTTTAACAGAATTGTCGGATTTACCTACCTAGCTATCAACAGCAAGGGGGGAACTCTAGAATCCTTAGCCGTGCATCCCGACTTCAGAAATCAAAACCTAGGTTCCCAGCTAGTTAACACCCTTCTCAAGGAGAATAAGGGAGTGATTCAAATTACGACCCGTGTTCCCAAATTTTTTGAGAAACTGGGCTTTGAGTATGTAAAAACCCTTCCCGACCAATCGCACTACATGATAAATATCAACTTTAGTTAA
- a CDS encoding N-acetylneuraminate synthase family protein, whose protein sequence is MSIAIASKILGKSHPPFIIAEMSGNHNQSLERALEIVEVAAKAGVDALKLQTYTADTMTLDIETGEFFINDPNSLWQGNSLHKLYQQAYTPWEWHEPIFKRCEELGIIGFSTPFDETAIEFLESLKVPCYKIASFENTDLPLIRRVAKTGKPMIISTGMANICELDETVRAAREAGCQDIILLKCTSTYPASAENNNIATIPHLRDLFNVEAGISDHTLELLGNKSIFPDDRTSPIPIEFMLHLNRSSIALH, encoded by the coding sequence ATGAGCATTGCGATCGCAAGTAAAATATTAGGTAAAAGTCATCCCCCATTCATAATTGCGGAGATGTCGGGTAACCACAACCAGTCTCTTGAAAGAGCCCTAGAAATAGTAGAAGTAGCAGCGAAAGCGGGTGTTGATGCACTCAAACTCCAGACCTATACAGCAGATACCATGACACTAGACATAGAGACAGGGGAATTTTTCATTAACGATCCCAACTCTTTATGGCAAGGAAACTCACTACACAAACTTTATCAGCAAGCCTATACACCATGGGAGTGGCACGAGCCAATATTCAAACGTTGTGAAGAGCTAGGAATAATTGGTTTTAGCACCCCTTTTGACGAGACAGCCATTGAATTTTTAGAGTCATTGAAAGTTCCCTGCTATAAAATAGCATCCTTTGAGAACACCGACCTACCGCTAATTAGAAGAGTTGCCAAAACGGGGAAACCCATGATAATTTCCACAGGGATGGCCAATATATGTGAACTAGATGAAACAGTACGTGCTGCCAGGGAAGCGGGTTGTCAAGACATAATTTTGCTAAAATGCACCAGCACCTATCCAGCCAGTGCAGAGAACAATAACATCGCCACAATTCCCCACCTGCGAGATTTATTTAACGTAGAAGCAGGAATATCAGACCATACATTAGAGCTGTTGGGAAATAAAAGCATATTTCCGGATGACAGAACTTCCCCCATCCCGATTGAATTTATGCTGCATCTAAATAGAAGTTCCATAGCCCTGCACTGA
- a CDS encoding transposase family protein — translation MKEVIVDGTERPVQRPQNRERQKEYYSGKKKRHTCKQITVSTREKRVIILTKTRAGKVHDKRLLHESEIVQYIPDEVAIEGDLGFHGLEKEFVNVHLPHKKPKGKELTQQQKEENRELSRQRVVCEHAHSGIKRYNCVHSVYRNRVTDFDDQLMLVSAGLWNFYLDAA, via the coding sequence GTGAAGGAGGTGATTGTGGATGGTACGGAGCGTCCAGTCCAGCGTCCTCAAAACCGAGAACGCCAAAAAGAGTATTACTCTGGCAAGAAAAAGCGGCATACATGCAAGCAGATTACAGTCAGCACAAGGGAGAAACGAGTGATTATTCTGACGAAAACCAGAGCAGGTAAAGTGCATGACAAACGGCTACTCCATGAATCAGAGATAGTGCAATACATTCCTGATGAAGTAGCAATAGAGGGAGATTTGGGTTTTCATGGGTTGGAGAAAGAATTTGTCAATGTCCATTTACCACACAAGAAACCGAAAGGTAAGGAGTTAACACAGCAGCAAAAGGAGGAGAATCGAGAACTCAGTCGTCAGCGAGTTGTGTGTGAGCACGCTCACTCTGGAATTAAGAGATATAACTGTGTACATTCTGTATATAGGAATCGTGTGACCGATTTTGATGATCAATTGATGTTGGTCAGTGCAGGGCTATGGAACTTCTATTTAGATGCAGCATAA
- a CDS encoding helix-turn-helix domain-containing protein — MLNLDRILNQERLLRAMTGLNRQAFNELLSQFADTYERTVFNSLANRKRAPGGGRKPTLRSIEEKLFYILLYCKCYPTFDLLSVLFNFDRSCAHDWVHRLLSVLETTLGEKQVLPARKLRSRNSPKGFQM, encoded by the coding sequence ATGTTGAACTTAGACCGCATCCTGAATCAAGAGCGACTGCTACGAGCAATGACTGGACTTAACCGCCAAGCATTCAACGAGCTGTTATCTCAGTTTGCTGATACCTATGAACGCACCGTGTTCAACTCCTTAGCAAACCGCAAACGTGCGCCCGGGGGCGGACGCAAGCCTACACTCAGAAGTATAGAGGAAAAACTATTTTATATCCTGCTGTACTGCAAATGTTATCCGACGTTTGACTTGCTGAGTGTGTTGTTCAACTTTGACCGCTCCTGTGCTCATGATTGGGTACATCGACTACTGTCTGTGCTAGAAACCACTTTAGGAGAAAAGCAAGTTTTGCCAGCACGCAAACTCAGGAGCAGGAATTCACCAAAAGGTTTCCAGATGTGA
- a CDS encoding N-acetylneuraminate synthase family protein translates to MIIIPYFPTTLLGIGVSVASVAIGASVIEKHFTLSRSDGGVDASFSMEPEEMAQLVVESKRAWQALGQVRYGSTEEEKKSLIFRRSLYVAEDMKAGEILTKENVRAIRPGLGLPPKYLESLLGLAVKKDVKAGTPLSFELLK, encoded by the coding sequence TTGATTATTATCCCTTATTTTCCAACAACTCTATTAGGTATAGGGGTATCAGTAGCGAGTGTAGCCATAGGAGCCAGTGTAATAGAAAAACACTTTACCCTTTCCCGGTCTGATGGTGGAGTGGATGCCAGTTTTTCCATGGAACCGGAGGAAATGGCCCAACTTGTGGTAGAGTCGAAAAGAGCTTGGCAAGCTTTAGGTCAAGTTCGTTATGGATCCACCGAAGAGGAGAAAAAATCGTTAATATTTAGGCGTAGCTTATATGTAGCTGAAGATATGAAAGCTGGAGAGATATTAACCAAAGAGAATGTGAGAGCGATTCGTCCAGGCTTAGGATTGCCCCCCAAGTATTTAGAATCACTCCTCGGATTAGCTGTGAAGAAAGATGTTAAAGCGGGAACTCCTTTATCCTTTGAGTTGTTGAAGTGA